TCCGAATTTGACCTTCGGCCACCCGATGGTCAAATGTTTGCGAAACAATATCAAGGTATCTAGAGTGAATTGTATACATAAGTGGCAAAGCTGACTTATTTTCTTCTGATCTTTCAGACAGCGTTCTTTGAAACTCACATGATGGTCAGTAAGCCAGAGCAATGGATAGCTCCCATGGCAGATGCGGGAGTGAATCTGTACACCTTTCACATAGAACCTGTAGAAGATGTGTGCAAGGTCTGTCGTCTAGTTCAGGAAGCTGGCATGAAAGTGGGACTTGCCATTAAACCAGGCACCAAGGTAAATACACGTTTGATTTGAGGTTAGGTTGGAGTTTGATCTATTCATATGGCTTCATATTTCCGTGTAGGTGGAGGAACTTACTGAGTATATGAGCATAGCTGATCTTGTGCTTGTGATGACAGTGGAGCCAGGCTTTGGCGGCCAATCATTCATGGCTGATATGATGCCGAAGGTGGAATGGCTGCGTCAAAATTATCCCAACATGGACATTGAAGTAGATGGCGGTGTGGGACCTAA
The nucleotide sequence above comes from Drosophila willistoni isolate 14030-0811.24 chromosome 2L unlocalized genomic scaffold, UCI_dwil_1.1 Seg72.1, whole genome shotgun sequence. Encoded proteins:
- the LOC6646232 gene encoding ribulose-phosphate 3-epimerase, encoding MSSPLKAKIGPSILNADLANLYTESQKLLDNGADYLHLDVMDGSFVPNLTFGHPMVKCLRNNIKTAFFETHMMVSKPEQWIAPMADAGVNLYTFHIEPVEDVCKVCRLVQEAGMKVGLAIKPGTKVEELTEYMSIADLVLVMTVEPGFGGQSFMADMMPKVEWLRQNYPNMDIEVDGGVGPKTIECCAKAGANMIVSGTAVVGASDQRKVMDEMRNVVQSYLK